Proteins encoded in a region of the Alosa sapidissima isolate fAloSap1 chromosome 19, fAloSap1.pri, whole genome shotgun sequence genome:
- the LOC121693566 gene encoding G-protein coupled receptor 4-like, with protein MKDQLTVENMNNCTLNSSTDDWDPPEEMKKSFVFLHIAVIIFGFPSNCFSVFVSYQHIRQGNELGVYLMNLALADLFFIMMLPIWTDYSLNDDWRHGGTACTACVFLLFTHFYASVSLLCCIAVDRYLAVVHPLKYPFIRNLGPATGICVLSWTCSIIFNAATVSTPNVYDAKYNICLDTFPIHDTQRQVNIARFFMWFLVPSVLVGFCYWKISEEVRSNRATEKQERQRTCRLLRLVQLTLVICFGPIHIMLLLRALLEDCQTLPWLYYPYKVSAALATLNCLADPLLYCFITRSGRASVSKAFLFLQRKSMGNSSEGELKQQFHNP; from the exons ATGAAAGACCAGCTGACAGT AGAAAACATGAATAACTGTACGCTGAATTCCAGCACTGACGATTGGGATCCCCCTGAAGAGATGAAGAAATCCTTTGTCTTTCTGCACATCGCCGTTATAATTTTTGGTTTCCCCTCCAACTGTTTCTCAGTGTTCGTCTCCTACCAGCACATAAGACAGGGCAATGAGCTGGGAGTCTACCTAATGAACTTGGCCCTGGCAGACCTCTTCTTCATCATGATGTTACCCATCTGGACGGACTACTCATTGAATGACGACTGGCGCCATGGGGGCACTGCTTGCACTGCGTGTGTCTTCCTGTTGTTCACCCACTTCTATGCCAGCGTGTCTCTGTTGTGTTGCATCGCTGTCGATCGTTACCTGGCCGTGGTTCACCCCCTGAAGTACCCTTTCATCCGAAATCTGGGACCAGCCACGGGCATCTGTGTGCTTTCGTGGACCTGCAGTATAATCTTCAACGCCGCCACTGTGTCCACACCGAACGTGTATGACGCAAAGTACAACATCTGCCTGGACACCTTCCCTATACATGACACGCAGAGGCAAGTCAACATTGCTCGCTTTTTCATGTGGTTCCTCGTGCCATCTGTGCTGGTCGGGTTCTGCTACTGGAAGATCAGTGAAGAGGTGCGGTCCAATCGCGCCACCGAGAAACAGGAACGTCAGCGCACGTGCCGGCTCCTTAGGTTGGTCCAGCTAACCCTGGTCATCTGCTTCGGCCCCATCCACATCATGCTTCTGCTGAGGGCTTTGTTGGAGGACTGCCAAACACTACCCTGGCTATACTACCCCTATAAAGTGTCCGCGGCCCTGGCCACCCTCAACTGTTTGGCCGATCCTCTGCTCTACTGCTTCATCACCCGGTCAGGGAGAGCCAGTGTCAGCAAGGCTTTCCTGTTCCTTCAGAGGAAGAGCATGGGCAACAGCTCAGAGGGAGAACTGAAACAGCAGTTTCACAACCCTTAA
- the LOC121693364 gene encoding G-protein coupled receptor 4-like, whose protein sequence is MKLDVFFNASNASMPKNCDKVDLVDRFMYPTAYSVFFIIGFPANCLSFYVAYQLMQKGNTIAVYLVNLSVSDLLYTITLPVWIELSLGWPVDSTLCSLITLIMYNSFYVGTGLLCCISVDRYLAVFYPLHFLWVRELRTATLVSAVVWVAEFLVHASLLAHSGALESFSALRLCEERMPMHPADAIVAIVRATLGFLLPLLLMIFCFCQIMRALNNSASLENDERSKIRNLLLLLLITYMVAFTPYQLVMVLRAGLEPVGNCGYATLLRDYYMVFVATTTINSVADPIIYCLMSQSAKTELKAMLRTGRVTLRKLQTKDTSDASVA, encoded by the coding sequence ATGAAGCTGGACGTGTTTTTCAATGCCAGCAATGCCAGCATGCCTAAAAACTGTGACAAAGTGGATTTAGTGGACCGGTTCATGTACCCGACTGCATATTCAGTGTTCTTTATCATAGGATTTCCAGCCAACTGCCTCTCCTTTTATGTTGCCTACCAACTGATGCAAAAGGGCAACACCATAGCAGTGTACCTGGTCAACTTGTCTGTGTCTGACCTCCTGTACACCATCACGCTGCCCGTGTGGATTGAGCTGTCCCTTGGATGGCCAGTGGACAGCACGCTCTGTAGCCTGATCACGCTGATTATGTACAACAGCTTCTATGTGGGAACCGGGCTGCTGTGCTGCATCTCAGTGGACCGTTACCTGGCCGTGTTCTACCCTCTCCATTTCCTGTGGGTGAGGGAGTTGCGCACGGCCACGCTGGTAAGTGCCGTGGTGTGGGTAGCTGAGTTCTTGGTGCATGCCAGCCTCCTGGCCCACTCCGGTGCCCTGGAGTCCTTCTCTGCCTTACGTCTGTGCGAGGAGAGGATGCCCATGCATCCTGCGGATGCCATTGTGGCAATCGTTCGAGCAACGCTTGGGTTCCTTCTGCCTTTGCTCTTGATGATCTTCTGCTTCTGTCAGATCATGAGAGCCCTCAACAACAGTGCCTCACTGGAGAACGACGAACGCAGTAAGATCCGGAACCTGCTGCTCCTTTTGCTCATCACCTACATGGTGGCGTTCACCCCATATCAGCTCGTCATGGTCTTGCGCGCAGGGCTGGAGCCGGTAGGAAACTGTGGCTATGCCACCCTCCTCAGAGACTACTACATGGTGTTTGTCGCCACCACCACAATTAACAGCGTGGCAGACCCCATAATCTACTGCCTTATGAGCCAGAGCGCCAAGACAGAACTGAAAGCCATGCTGAGGACTGGAAGGGTGACACTGAGGAAGCTCCAAACAAAAGACACGTCCGATGCCTCTGTTGCATAA
- the bdkrb1 gene encoding B1 bradykinin receptor: protein MDMYQTPNISIPTFPTMAENDTAWDLVHAILPPYIFTLSVVGILGNAFVLGVFLLQRAKWSVPEIYLGNLALADLVMLALLPFWGVNVLNDYNWPFGEFMCIVVSLSLTTNMYTSVFLLAMISVDRYLALVQTMKARWLRRTCYAKAICAVLWVLGVAVCAPVLPHRKLEYDPEYRVMSCFLDYPHDSWRVAHHVLLNLMGFALPFLAISFCSVNVVRALNQRRDNACSSDRSDRKATTLVYAVTLFFLVCWGPFHLFTFLDVLCDFQVLEVAEWQEVTAIGNQFATYFAFLNSSLNPVLYVCTGQYFRRKLSEIYRRYERSRGSDVTTQRSVVSTLLHKTDHIRPVVL from the coding sequence ATGGATATGTACCAGACCCCAAACATCAGCATTCCCACATTCCCTACTATGGCAGAGAATGACACTGCCTGGGACCTGGTCCATGCTATCCTCCCACCCTATATCTTCACCCTCAGTGTGGTGGGAATTCTGGGAAATGCCTTTGTTCTTGGTGTGTTCCTGCTTCAGAGGGCCAAGTGGAGCGTCCCGGAAATTTACCTGGGCAACCTCGCACTGGCTGACCTTGTGATGCTGGCCCTGTTGCCCTTCTGGGGCGTCAACGTGCTCAACGACTACAACTGGCCGTTTGGGGAATTCATGTGCATTGTGGTCAGCCTCTCCCTCACCACCAACATGTACACCAGCGTCTTCCTCCTCGCCATGATCAGCGTGGACCGCTACCTGGCCCTGGTGCAGACCATGAAGGCCCGTTGGCTGCGGCGGACATGCTACGCCAAGGCGATCTGCGCCGTCCTGTGGGTCCTCGGCGTGGCCGTGTGCGCCCCTGTGCTGCCCCACAGGAAGCTGGAGTACGACCCCGAGTACCGCGTCATGTCCTGCTTCCTCGACTACCCGCACGACTCCTGGAGGGTGGCTCACCACGTGCTGCTCAACCTGATGGGCTTCGCCCTGCCTTTCCTGGCCATTTCCTTCTGTAGCGTCAACGTGGTCAGAGCGCTGAACCAGAGGAGGGACAACGCGTGCAGCTCGGACCGGTCGGACAGGAAGGCCACGACACTGGTGTACGCCGTCACGCTCTTCTTCCTCGTCTGCTGGGGTCCGTTCCACCTGTTCACCTTCTTGGACGTGCTGTGCGACTTCCAGGTGTTGGAGGTGGCCGAATGGCAGGAGGTGACGGCCATCGGGAACCAGTTTGCGACGTACTTCGCCTTCCTGAACAGCAGTCTGAATCCAGTGCTGTACGTCTGCACCGGGCAGTACTTCAGGAGGAAACTCAGCGAGATCTATCGCAGATATGAGCGCTCCAGAGGATCGGACGTGACAACGCAGCGCTCAGTTGTGTCGACGCTTCTGCACAAAACGGATCACATCAGGCCTGTTGTCTTATAA